A single region of the Acidobacteriota bacterium genome encodes:
- a CDS encoding FG-GAP repeat protein, with the protein MNDKGFFRRMTVNSSLTVKLLLATISVLTIAIQPFRAVAGKTIAFSPMSTVYQERDILSAPDGQEQDRFGRSVAISADGLTLVTGASNDDIGAGTGQGSAYVYELVNGHYIFKQQLFVSGANVKEFGRSVAISGTSIAVGAPGENNDRGAVYVFTKNGASWVQQQRLSMFVSTDGDYFGYSVSLEGDTLAVGSVETVGFNSHQGSAVIFTRSGATWSQQAKLLANDGEAGDNFGTSVSLSGNTVLVGAPTDTIGFSANQGSAYVFVRNGASWSQQQKLTFVGAQPGDGIGYRVALDGDTALVSADSSKVGLNTFQGAAYVFTRSGTNWTKQAKLTANNGAPSDHFGWGVALRGDRALIGAFSKTILSTQFQGAAYVFDRSGNTWSEQQQLTPFVPQPGYFGYSVALGDNSAVVGAYVTNNNTGAIYTYRPLNSHPQISNVPSLNRTAGSGTTNPIIGQVTDAEQAPNTLQMTVNNAPSATTNGVTVSNLNVNASGVLSASVTVGCGASSASFTLRAIDSDGASGLGLLTVNVTPDTPPVLSYSLLHFVNQGSSTTIAPASGPGDNGTINFITLQSVTPAFSGNITVFPTGIVEITNAGPVGNYSITITAHDTCGLVTNTSFSLTVVNNGSVSPNNLQFYPLAHPVRLFDTRVGFTGCDSSAAKIECVT; encoded by the coding sequence ATGAACGACAAAGGATTTTTTCGACGAATGACCGTCAATAGCAGTCTCACGGTGAAATTGCTGTTGGCCACCATCAGCGTGCTGACAATCGCAATCCAACCTTTCCGCGCCGTAGCGGGAAAAACAATCGCTTTTTCACCAATGTCAACCGTTTACCAGGAGCGAGATATTTTGAGCGCTCCTGATGGGCAGGAACAAGACCGTTTTGGTCGTTCCGTCGCCATCAGCGCGGATGGTTTGACATTGGTTACCGGCGCATCAAACGACGACATCGGCGCCGGGACAGGTCAGGGATCGGCTTATGTTTATGAGCTTGTAAACGGTCATTACATTTTCAAGCAACAGCTTTTCGTTTCAGGGGCCAACGTAAAGGAATTTGGCCGTTCGGTGGCAATCAGCGGTACCAGTATTGCTGTCGGCGCTCCGGGTGAAAACAATGATCGCGGAGCCGTTTACGTGTTTACCAAAAACGGCGCGAGTTGGGTGCAGCAACAGCGACTGTCAATGTTTGTCTCGACCGATGGCGATTACTTTGGCTATAGCGTCAGTCTGGAGGGAGATACATTGGCCGTTGGATCAGTGGAAACAGTCGGCTTTAATTCCCATCAAGGCTCAGCCGTGATTTTTACCCGTAGCGGAGCTACCTGGAGCCAACAGGCCAAATTGTTGGCGAATGACGGCGAAGCAGGGGACAACTTTGGCACCAGCGTTTCTCTCAGTGGCAACACCGTGTTGGTTGGAGCCCCTACTGACACCATTGGCTTTTCTGCGAACCAAGGCTCTGCTTACGTTTTCGTTCGTAATGGCGCAAGTTGGAGCCAGCAACAAAAGCTGACGTTTGTGGGAGCGCAGCCGGGTGATGGGATTGGGTATCGCGTTGCGCTGGACGGCGATACGGCTCTGGTGAGCGCTGATTCCAGTAAAGTCGGACTCAATACGTTTCAGGGCGCGGCGTATGTATTCACGAGATCGGGAACAAATTGGACCAAGCAAGCCAAGCTGACCGCAAATAATGGCGCCCCAAGTGATCATTTCGGTTGGGGAGTCGCACTGCGTGGCGACCGTGCATTGATTGGCGCTTTCAGCAAGACAATCCTGAGCACTCAGTTTCAGGGTGCGGCGTATGTGTTTGATCGGAGTGGCAATACCTGGTCCGAACAGCAACAACTCACTCCCTTCGTCCCGCAACCGGGCTATTTTGGGTACAGCGTGGCTTTGGGCGATAACTCCGCTGTGGTCGGAGCATACGTCACGAACAATAATACGGGTGCGATATACACCTATCGTCCGTTAAACAGTCATCCGCAGATCAGCAATGTTCCTTCCTTAAATCGCACAGCAGGAAGCGGAACAACCAACCCGATTATCGGGCAGGTCACTGACGCGGAACAGGCACCGAACACACTGCAAATGACGGTAAACAATGCTCCCAGCGCAACAACCAATGGCGTGACGGTCTCGAATCTGAACGTGAATGCGTCGGGCGTGTTGAGTGCTTCGGTTACTGTGGGTTGCGGAGCGAGTTCCGCCAGCTTCACTTTGCGTGCTATTGATAGCGATGGCGCATCCGGCTTGGGATTACTGACTGTCAACGTCACCCCGGATACGCCGCCGGTCTTGAGTTATTCCTTGCTTCACTTTGTTAATCAGGGCAGCTCGACAACGATCGCTCCAGCATCCGGACCCGGTGACAACGGCACAATCAACTTTATCACGTTGCAAAGCGTCACTCCGGCGTTTAGTGGCAACATTACGGTTTTTCCGACCGGAATTGTGGAGATTACCAATGCCGGACCAGTGGGGAATTACTCCATTACTATCACTGCCCATGACACCTGTGGATTGGTGACCAATACCAGCTTTTCGCTAACAGTTGTCAACAACGGCAGTGTTAGTCCGAATAACCTGCAGTTTTATCCGTTAGCGCATCCGGTGCGTTTGTTCGATACCAGAGTTGGCTTCACGGGGTGCGATTCTTCTGCCGCCAAGATTGAGTGCGTAAC